Proteins from a genomic interval of Sphingobacterium sp. SYP-B4668:
- a CDS encoding TlpA family protein disulfide reductase has translation MVLSSLKKALNGLNQRGCNLGQIAQGRLKDSDGEYTHQKSTFKGFPHSFLTRYRPRLLKAGTCNRDANLIGRGKLSSGEKRLIRNGQWHVAYRLRRTENGINAMVGGLLPTLKRRMPKVYSLLLSAYRKILIIYCKVLIAQSRCRIAYCKLLVACCKKLVLSVNQQETNDLSSNNASFTLRMMVAGLLFVVKMKKLMAYSRWLMVLAQLFTIVSMFNVSAQELPGNQRAANGSMAIGPLQIGDTIPEALWHMPLQVVNHPMGKEVVTLNDYRHKKLIVLDFWATWCVPCIASLKKLSSLQSQFEEELIVLPITNETEAKWQRFQTIQQLSLPSVIEERKIQQYFPHKVVPHQIWIKNGKLLTKASAEYATAANISKVMAGQQVKTMTYEAGGRQTLDALLERRSQDGYIRPEMYSALYHRLKDESSAIKKEGNRFAAINFPIVSLFQLAFSNHIPFGEMELRTAIEIDDPTLKAKVDFVLLRTGDFGRDSLLSAQADSLQYTYVVEKIDGLSKKGALDMMEQDVTAFFRDRYGLEAYISQRPVRCLLLERTPDIGKLPTIHTVDSNHYRYDGMPALVRALRYQCKAKGYYVVDGVEGQRDLTVALSQGLDDVASFNKSLSSYGLHLRETTREMPVLVLTDGRRQYEN, from the coding sequence GTGGTTTTATCATCGCTTAAAAAGGCTCTAAATGGCTTAAATCAAAGAGGTTGTAATTTAGGGCAAATAGCGCAAGGTAGATTGAAGGATAGTGACGGCGAATATACGCATCAAAAATCTACTTTCAAGGGCTTTCCTCACAGTTTCTTAACGCGATATCGCCCAAGGTTATTAAAGGCTGGCACATGTAATCGGGACGCTAACTTGATTGGTAGAGGCAAGTTGTCGAGTGGTGAGAAAAGGCTTATCAGGAATGGTCAGTGGCATGTCGCTTATCGGCTTCGGAGGACCGAGAATGGTATAAACGCTATGGTAGGCGGTCTATTGCCTACGCTCAAACGAAGAATGCCCAAGGTCTACAGCTTGCTGCTGAGTGCCTATCGCAAAATCTTGATCATCTATTGCAAAGTACTGATCGCACAAAGCAGATGCCGAATAGCATACTGCAAATTACTGGTCGCATGTTGTAAGAAACTTGTGTTATCGGTTAATCAGCAAGAAACTAATGATTTGTCTAGTAACAATGCAAGTTTTACATTAAGGATGATGGTGGCAGGTTTGCTCTTTGTGGTGAAGATGAAAAAGCTAATGGCTTATAGCAGGTGGCTGATGGTATTGGCACAGCTGTTTACGATAGTTTCTATGTTCAATGTTTCGGCTCAGGAGCTGCCCGGCAACCAACGGGCAGCGAATGGGTCTATGGCTATCGGCCCATTGCAGATCGGGGATACCATTCCGGAAGCGCTGTGGCACATGCCCTTGCAGGTGGTGAATCACCCAATGGGTAAGGAAGTGGTCACGCTCAACGACTACCGCCACAAAAAACTGATCGTACTGGACTTCTGGGCGACATGGTGTGTACCATGCATTGCATCTTTGAAGAAACTGAGCAGCTTACAGTCGCAATTTGAAGAGGAACTGATCGTGCTACCCATCACCAACGAGACGGAAGCAAAATGGCAAAGATTCCAAACGATACAGCAATTGTCCCTTCCCTCGGTGATCGAAGAACGAAAGATACAACAATACTTTCCCCATAAGGTAGTGCCCCATCAGATATGGATCAAGAACGGCAAGTTGCTGACCAAAGCGAGTGCCGAATATGCTACAGCAGCGAATATCAGTAAGGTGATGGCGGGCCAACAGGTGAAAACGATGACCTATGAAGCAGGAGGGCGGCAGACGCTCGATGCTCTGCTGGAAAGGCGGTCGCAGGATGGATATATCCGTCCCGAAATGTATAGTGCGCTGTACCATAGGTTAAAAGATGAATCGAGCGCAATCAAAAAAGAAGGTAATAGATTTGCCGCCATCAACTTTCCAATCGTCAGCCTATTCCAACTGGCCTTTAGCAACCACATCCCTTTTGGCGAAATGGAACTCCGTACGGCCATTGAGATCGACGATCCGACATTGAAGGCCAAGGTCGATTTTGTGCTCCTTCGGACGGGTGACTTTGGACGGGATTCTCTTCTTTCGGCGCAGGCCGATTCGTTACAGTATACGTATGTAGTCGAAAAGATAGACGGGCTGTCCAAAAAAGGTGCGCTGGACATGATGGAACAGGATGTCACGGCTTTCTTTCGTGACCGTTATGGTCTTGAGGCTTATATTTCGCAGCGTCCAGTGAGATGCTTACTGTTGGAGCGAACCCCGGATATTGGCAAATTGCCCACGATTCACACGGTGGATAGCAACCATTACCGATATGATGGAATGCCAGCATTGGTGCGGGCCTTGCGCTATCAATGCAAGGCCAAAGGATATTATGTAGTGGATGGGGTAGAAGGGCAGCGGGATCTCACGGTCGCGCTTTCCCAAGGGTTGGACGATGTCGCGAGCTTCAATAAGTCGCTATCGTCCTATGGCCTACACCTGCGCGAAACGACGAGAGAGATGCCCGTACTCGTATTGACCGACGGAAGGAGGCAGTATGAAAACTAG
- a CDS encoding helix-turn-helix domain-containing protein gives METGEKYVKEYGNQVQRYLDTFEIVEEDLAKLTGTTSNNIKNIINGEVGLNIKKMINIASVFGIPYYHFANPKAPIPSLNKLPKPTQEKIAERQRKGVMVRDGENKFSSKLDSLILGGHFNTPTTSKLTLAVMGEEFKDKNPSEVTSLLNRPPRDEDIKSIGKLGKQHIYIHVDHAEEFEKLSKEALIELIKDKEANLNLAKEKK, from the coding sequence ATGGAAACAGGAGAAAAGTACGTTAAAGAGTACGGGAACCAAGTACAACGGTATCTAGACACATTCGAAATTGTTGAAGAAGACTTAGCTAAACTTACGGGCACTACTTCAAACAACATTAAAAATATAATCAATGGTGAAGTAGGCTTAAATATTAAAAAAATGATAAATATAGCGAGCGTATTTGGCATTCCTTATTATCATTTTGCTAACCCCAAAGCGCCAATTCCTTCACTTAATAAACTTCCTAAACCGACGCAAGAAAAAATAGCAGAACGCCAAAGAAAAGGTGTCATGGTAAGGGACGGTGAAAATAAATTTTCAAGTAAACTTGACAGTCTCATTTTAGGAGGACATTTCAATACACCGACAACATCAAAATTAACTTTGGCGGTCATGGGAGAAGAATTTAAAGATAAGAATCCATCAGAAGTTACCAGTCTCTTAAATCGTCCTCCCCGCGACGAGGATATCAAATCCATCGGAAAGCTCGGCAAACAACATATTTATATCCACGTAGACCACGCTGAAGAGTTTGAAAAGCTATCAAAAGAGGCGTTGATTGAATTAATCAAGGATAAAGAAGCTAACCTTAATTTAGCTAAGGAGAAAAAGTAA
- a CDS encoding PIN-like domain-containing protein, with translation MKVISQVSDVDQYYNNLADIIIERNTGHELVFIDTNILIWTLRLDQDSFLELTKWFNSLISCNSLVIPIWVIQEYNSLISTNSELVFSPYKKRLKELENNLKFLTDTARLVIDNQTSKKNGYVNKKDFIDQMITEVNSLGSKIKILTEKSNFKLEDRQKYVERLINKGKSDTKLDELMANISDFEFRFRNLIPPGFEDSNKTSNKYGDVLIWRDILLTSKRRSPTKALFLSLDLKKDWVFNPNKIIIDDKEQHNNGSKKFFELHPWLSKEYFDYTSGQIYISDIKTLTEILYSTKFNFSNFSNYKNLAKSIDLRLNKDETEKTIEWLVVNGHQLHFLESTICKWEIDPGEVDLNELKKWCISNIKSSIDWDYVNWNEVFIQLFI, from the coding sequence ATGAAAGTGATTTCACAAGTTTCAGACGTAGATCAGTACTATAATAATTTAGCTGATATAATTATTGAGCGCAACACTGGTCATGAATTAGTCTTCATTGACACAAATATTCTCATTTGGACACTTCGCCTGGATCAAGATTCATTTCTTGAATTAACTAAATGGTTCAACTCATTAATCTCGTGTAATTCCTTAGTAATTCCCATCTGGGTGATTCAAGAATATAATAGCCTAATAAGTACAAACTCAGAATTAGTTTTTTCTCCCTATAAAAAGCGTTTGAAAGAATTAGAAAACAACCTTAAATTCTTAACTGATACAGCGAGATTGGTGATTGATAATCAAACTTCAAAGAAAAATGGTTACGTAAACAAAAAAGATTTCATTGACCAAATGATAACTGAGGTCAACTCATTAGGTTCAAAAATAAAAATCCTTACAGAAAAAAGTAACTTCAAGCTTGAGGATAGACAAAAGTATGTAGAAAGACTCATTAACAAAGGTAAAAGTGACACAAAATTAGACGAATTAATGGCTAATATATCCGATTTCGAATTTCGATTTAGAAATCTTATCCCTCCAGGATTTGAGGATAGTAATAAAACTTCCAACAAGTATGGCGATGTTCTAATATGGAGGGACATCTTATTAACTTCAAAAAGGCGAAGTCCAACTAAAGCACTGTTCCTCTCTTTAGATCTAAAAAAGGATTGGGTATTTAATCCGAATAAAATAATAATAGATGATAAAGAACAGCATAACAATGGTAGTAAGAAATTTTTCGAACTTCACCCCTGGTTGAGTAAAGAATACTTCGATTACACTTCGGGGCAAATCTACATATCTGACATCAAAACACTTACTGAAATACTTTACTCTACAAAATTTAATTTCTCAAACTTCTCGAACTATAAAAATCTCGCAAAGAGTATCGATCTACGGCTAAACAAAGATGAAACAGAAAAAACAATAGAATGGTTGGTCGTTAATGGGCATCAACTTCATTTTCTAGAGTCAACAATTTGTAAATGGGAAATAGATCCTGGGGAAGTAGACCTTAATGAGCTTAAAAAATGGTGTATTAGTAATATCAAATCATCAATAGACTGGGATTATGTTAATTGGAATGAAGTTTTTATACAACTGTTTATCTAA
- a CDS encoding ImmA/IrrE family metallo-endopeptidase, which produces MKIPKDTAMGLHNSLGWLSPDDFTLDEIANSLNITIKEKKLNGSEGRILIKGDSGIITIDSSIASEGKRNFVLAHEIGHFLMHKDVLTLFSDTDKTLSEWFKKGNHENEANYFATEFLMPQSLFTQKIENKKLSLSLIEDLSSYFHTSILATFLRYIDYGKYPVMIIFIENGLVKWKKASKDFPFTWIPKDSKLPIYTVAGDLFYNKVNEDEPQLIDAIEWFSEDSEIKYKKQWKLWEQCYRVSPTGIISCLWTY; this is translated from the coding sequence ATGAAGATACCTAAAGATACTGCTATGGGATTGCATAATAGTTTAGGTTGGTTATCTCCAGATGATTTTACTTTAGATGAAATTGCAAATTCCCTAAATATAACAATTAAGGAGAAAAAACTGAATGGTTCAGAGGGGCGAATCTTAATAAAAGGTGATTCAGGAATTATCACTATCGATAGTTCTATAGCTTCAGAAGGGAAACGCAACTTTGTACTTGCGCACGAGATAGGCCACTTTCTAATGCATAAGGATGTCCTTACCTTATTTTCAGATACAGATAAAACTTTGAGTGAATGGTTTAAAAAAGGAAATCACGAAAACGAAGCAAACTACTTTGCGACAGAATTTTTAATGCCTCAAAGTCTATTTACTCAGAAGATTGAAAACAAGAAGCTATCTCTATCTTTAATTGAGGATTTGAGTTCTTACTTTCATACTTCTATTTTAGCTACATTCCTACGGTATATTGACTACGGTAAATATCCGGTTATGATTATCTTTATAGAAAATGGCCTCGTAAAGTGGAAGAAAGCGTCCAAAGATTTTCCGTTCACATGGATTCCTAAGGATTCAAAATTGCCTATTTATACCGTCGCTGGGGACTTGTTTTACAATAAAGTAAACGAGGATGAACCACAGTTAATTGATGCAATAGAATGGTTTAGCGAAGACTCTGAAATTAAATACAAGAAGCAATGGAAACTTTGGGAACAATGTTATAGAGTATCTCCAACAGGAATAATTAGTTGTCTTTGGACTTACTAA
- a CDS encoding SMODS-associated NUDIX domain-containing protein, with translation MKDMGITSAIGKTVVTKGVNVIWENRQYLEMYWKTKIWKFSKMKIRFSISGLYKIKIPDSNNYLVVLNRRIENQLQPVGGAYKRYGDESLFNSWSYAPDNKKNGLDVDKTSNEDLRFTVLGKNVLDVLKWFDKGQERETEPRREFKEELLDTGIMDFSLFSHFNHRHIRRYSKNLIWSDYFNCYEILVFDVFELLPNEEQKEALRKIAKQPLDLSKGYAVVSCDDIEQLRLVRDGRQLARIGQHTKLLINKTF, from the coding sequence ATGAAAGATATGGGAATTACTTCAGCAATAGGAAAAACCGTAGTCACAAAAGGAGTTAATGTGATATGGGAAAATCGCCAGTATTTGGAGATGTACTGGAAAACTAAAATTTGGAAATTTAGTAAAATGAAAATAAGGTTTTCAATAAGTGGATTGTATAAAATAAAAATACCAGACTCAAACAATTATCTAGTCGTGTTAAATAGAAGGATAGAAAACCAACTACAACCAGTAGGTGGAGCGTACAAGCGTTACGGAGACGAGAGCCTATTCAACTCTTGGAGTTATGCGCCTGATAATAAAAAGAACGGACTAGACGTAGATAAAACAAGCAATGAAGATTTACGATTTACGGTATTAGGAAAAAACGTCTTGGATGTTTTAAAGTGGTTCGATAAGGGGCAAGAAAGAGAAACTGAACCAAGAAGAGAATTCAAAGAGGAATTGCTAGATACAGGAATCATGGATTTCTCTTTGTTTTCACATTTCAACCATCGACATATACGCCGATACTCCAAAAATCTAATTTGGAGTGATTATTTCAACTGTTATGAAATCCTTGTCTTTGATGTCTTTGAGTTGCTACCTAATGAAGAACAAAAAGAAGCGCTTAGAAAAATCGCGAAACAGCCCTTGGATTTATCTAAAGGATATGCTGTGGTAAGTTGCGATGACATAGAACAGTTACGCTTAGTCCGAGATGGTAGACAACTGGCAAGAATAGGTCAACATACAAAATTATTAATCAATAAAACTTTTTAA
- a CDS encoding nucleotidyltransferase domain-containing protein: protein MLDIFNNYPLQREELLARIAQELQLDKTRLDRMESAYNAVAELLKNDKDFFDGLVIEVYAQGSKRIGATVRPFNKADFDLDVVLHIFDAYHRHSPEEIYNALVKALEKDGYYKTILEKKKRCVRLNYKSDFHMDILPACMPDYSEKERIKIPEKALRGWSSGNPKGFADWFLSIANSVKEPMLGRYADVLMKAQIETERLPEEAYLKTPLQRVVQLLKRYRDVFFDKKDYPVSSIVITTLAAHFYNAENSIFEAMDHIVSKIKNSYQDSVRYNKKFKVLNPVNPEEDFTDSWTNEHYVSFFSFIEDFHKRWQNLKNSFETSNEDYIRLFGEGVYKKTLNEQFQNFAKSTNNSLAKSSGLIAASIAFTSPSGNINSSNGYKNGNHHNFGGKY from the coding sequence ATGCTAGATATATTTAACAACTATCCTCTTCAACGAGAAGAGCTTTTGGCCAGGATAGCCCAAGAACTACAACTGGATAAGACTCGACTAGATCGGATGGAATCGGCTTACAATGCTGTAGCTGAACTTTTAAAGAATGACAAAGATTTTTTTGACGGATTGGTCATCGAGGTGTATGCACAGGGTTCTAAAAGGATTGGGGCAACGGTACGTCCTTTTAACAAAGCAGACTTTGACCTAGATGTGGTACTTCATATATTCGACGCGTACCATAGACATTCTCCTGAAGAAATCTATAACGCTCTTGTAAAAGCATTGGAAAAAGATGGTTACTACAAAACAATCTTAGAGAAAAAGAAACGTTGTGTACGGCTAAACTATAAAAGCGATTTCCACATGGATATCTTACCTGCATGTATGCCAGACTATTCGGAAAAAGAAAGGATTAAGATACCAGAAAAAGCTCTTCGTGGATGGTCCTCTGGAAATCCTAAAGGATTTGCTGATTGGTTTTTAAGTATTGCAAACTCCGTAAAAGAGCCTATGCTTGGTAGATATGCAGATGTTTTGATGAAAGCTCAAATAGAAACAGAAAGATTACCTGAAGAAGCCTATTTAAAAACACCATTGCAAAGGGTGGTACAATTACTCAAAAGATACCGGGATGTCTTTTTCGATAAAAAGGATTATCCAGTATCAAGTATTGTAATTACAACTTTAGCTGCCCATTTCTATAACGCAGAAAACTCTATATTCGAAGCTATGGATCATATCGTATCTAAAATAAAGAACAGCTATCAGGATTCTGTACGATACAATAAAAAATTCAAGGTATTAAACCCTGTAAATCCAGAGGAGGATTTTACTGATTCGTGGACAAATGAACACTACGTGAGTTTTTTCAGCTTTATAGAAGACTTTCACAAAAGATGGCAGAATCTAAAAAACTCATTCGAAACAAGTAATGAGGATTATATCAGGTTATTTGGAGAAGGTGTATACAAAAAAACTCTAAACGAACAGTTCCAGAATTTCGCTAAATCCACCAATAATTCTCTAGCGAAATCATCTGGCTTAATTGCAGCGAGCATAGCGTTTACTTCTCCAAGTGGTAACATCAATTCATCAAATGGGTACAAAAATGGAAACCATCACAACTTTGGCGGAAAATACTAG
- a CDS encoding DUF4405 domain-containing protein, whose translation MKLNRNYITPFISLVFLVVGLTGVLMFFHLFDGYTEIVHEFLGLFFVVCAVFHIILNWKALKIHFKRGVFIPAGIAVAVISLLFIIQQQLHPKVDTKLLDRIIQAPINDVFKALNVDSSKAVKRLESNGISIDGATRLEDIWIKNNADPEEVFDLIMK comes from the coding sequence ATGAAATTGAATAGAAATTATATTACCCCTTTCATATCCTTGGTTTTCCTAGTTGTAGGGCTTACCGGGGTGTTGATGTTTTTTCATTTATTTGACGGTTATACAGAAATTGTACACGAGTTCTTAGGTCTGTTCTTCGTTGTTTGCGCTGTTTTTCATATCATATTAAATTGGAAAGCTTTGAAAATCCATTTCAAAAGAGGCGTTTTCATTCCCGCTGGGATAGCAGTAGCGGTCATATCCTTACTATTTATCATTCAGCAACAACTCCATCCTAAAGTTGACACAAAGCTTTTAGACAGAATTATACAAGCACCGATCAATGATGTTTTTAAAGCATTGAATGTCGATTCTTCGAAAGCTGTTAAAAGATTGGAATCAAACGGGATATCCATCGATGGAGCAACAAGACTTGAAGACATTTGGATTAAAAATAACGCCGACCCCGAAGAAGTATTTGACCTGATTATGAAGTAA
- a CDS encoding NAD(P)H-dependent oxidoreductase codes for MRTVIVFNHPYELSYCNAILHAVTKGLKNAYHEVDLMHLDNDGFNPAMSSEDLKAFVAHKPIDPQVIDYNQRLEKADHLIFIFPIWWDQMPAMTKGFIDRVLSPGVVYDHHPRGFGLVPLLKNLKSITIITTMNKPKLLYSLFMGNLIKKAVLRSVFKTMGYKNLNWINFTSVKSVSQEKRVKWLDNLENRFSKNR; via the coding sequence ATGAGAACAGTAATTGTATTTAACCACCCTTATGAGTTAAGTTACTGCAACGCCATACTTCATGCTGTAACAAAAGGACTAAAAAACGCATATCACGAGGTTGACCTGATGCATCTGGACAATGATGGATTTAATCCCGCAATGTCAAGTGAAGATTTAAAAGCGTTTGTGGCTCACAAACCTATTGATCCTCAGGTTATAGATTATAACCAACGGTTAGAAAAGGCCGATCACCTGATTTTTATTTTCCCGATTTGGTGGGACCAAATGCCTGCCATGACCAAAGGATTTATTGACCGGGTTTTAAGCCCCGGTGTGGTATATGACCATCATCCAAGAGGATTCGGATTAGTACCGCTTCTAAAGAACCTCAAAAGCATCACTATCATCACTACGATGAATAAACCCAAATTACTGTATTCACTGTTTATGGGTAATTTAATCAAGAAAGCAGTGTTAAGAAGTGTGTTTAAAACAATGGGATATAAAAATCTCAACTGGATAAATTTTACATCCGTAAAATCAGTAAGCCAAGAAAAACGGGTAAAATGGCTAGACAACCTTGAAAATAGATTTTCAAAAAATCGCTAA
- a CDS encoding Crp/Fnr family transcriptional regulator: MKQEYIAPKNWEIFRPYFKKIDVSAKTILLQEGEISRTMYFIEKGCLRTWINNDGKEITTQFFFEGESVSSIESFRTNKTSLYSIESIEQCTLQTLSQKDFQQIIESNPEMKNDFEAHLFKRLFQTQQFAFSYLKNNPQQRYEELITQFPHIVQRVPQHYIASYLGITSVSLSRIRNRQ, from the coding sequence ATGAAACAAGAATATATTGCGCCAAAAAATTGGGAAATATTCAGACCATACTTCAAAAAAATAGACGTTTCCGCCAAAACCATCCTTTTGCAGGAAGGCGAAATATCCAGGACCATGTATTTCATAGAGAAAGGGTGTTTGCGCACTTGGATTAATAATGATGGAAAAGAGATTACGACCCAATTTTTTTTTGAGGGTGAAAGCGTTTCTTCAATAGAGAGCTTCAGAACAAACAAGACGAGTCTATACAGCATTGAAAGTATAGAACAATGTACATTGCAGACCCTTTCTCAGAAGGATTTTCAGCAGATTATAGAAAGCAATCCTGAAATGAAAAATGACTTTGAAGCCCATTTATTTAAACGTCTTTTCCAAACTCAACAATTTGCTTTTTCCTATCTAAAAAATAATCCCCAGCAACGATACGAAGAATTGATTACACAATTTCCGCACATTGTACAACGTGTACCACAACATTACATTGCTTCCTATTTAGGCATTACATCAGTTTCATTAAGCAGGATAAGAAACAGACAATAA
- a CDS encoding helix-turn-helix transcriptional regulator → MNEKDTKRLSRLTAILTQLQTNRLLTSTVLSEKFGVSVRTIYRDIKALEQAGVPILTEDGKGYTLMEGYRVPPVMFTEAQANALITAEQLVLKNKDTSFIKDYTEAIDKIKAVLKYHQKDKVNLLTERTRFDQNNNRERNSNNLSDLQFALTNFRLTKIDYINEQNENSNRLIEPFALLSTENWLLVAYCRLRKEFRFFRLDRIKKMEVLTDTFEPHKMTLQEYFDKFH, encoded by the coding sequence ATGAATGAAAAGGATACCAAACGGCTTTCACGACTTACTGCAATTCTTACTCAATTGCAAACCAATCGGCTGTTAACATCAACGGTATTATCAGAAAAATTTGGGGTGAGTGTTCGCACGATTTACCGAGATATCAAAGCATTGGAACAAGCGGGGGTTCCGATTCTTACGGAAGATGGTAAAGGATACACATTGATGGAAGGTTATCGGGTTCCACCGGTGATGTTTACCGAGGCTCAAGCCAATGCACTCATTACAGCGGAACAATTGGTCTTAAAAAATAAAGACACTTCATTCATTAAAGATTATACAGAAGCCATTGATAAAATAAAAGCGGTATTGAAATACCATCAAAAAGATAAAGTCAATTTGTTGACCGAGAGAACTCGATTTGATCAAAACAACAATCGGGAACGCAACAGTAATAATTTATCGGATTTACAATTTGCGTTGACCAATTTTCGACTTACAAAAATCGATTATATCAACGAGCAAAACGAAAACAGCAACCGATTGATTGAACCTTTTGCTTTATTGAGTACAGAAAACTGGCTATTGGTAGCTTACTGCCGTTTGCGAAAAGAATTTCGCTTTTTTCGCTTAGATAGAATTAAAAAAATGGAAGTGCTTACCGATACATTTGAACCCCATAAAATGACCTTACAGGAGTATTTTGATAAATTTCACTAA
- a CDS encoding RidA family protein — MEKRAIDPWKWGEQTNSAQAVEVTNVTGTLYCSGQAALDENGIPSNADMRTQLVQTIQNLEQLINESGYDCKNIVRLNIYTTSTQDFFTTCMDVYVPFIQKYGIKQAMTLLEVKGLFATLTVELEATVVK, encoded by the coding sequence ATGGAAAAAAGAGCAATTGACCCTTGGAAATGGGGCGAGCAAACCAATTCTGCACAAGCAGTAGAAGTAACCAATGTAACCGGAACGCTTTACTGCTCGGGACAGGCAGCCCTTGATGAAAATGGCATACCGAGTAATGCCGATATGCGTACGCAGTTGGTACAAACCATTCAAAATTTGGAACAACTCATCAATGAGTCTGGTTATGACTGCAAAAACATTGTCAGACTGAACATTTACACCACCTCTACCCAAGATTTTTTCACTACTTGTATGGATGTCTATGTACCATTTATTCAAAAATATGGTATCAAACAAGCGATGACATTGCTTGAAGTTAAAGGACTTTTTGCTACCTTAACCGTAGAGCTAGAAGCAACGGTTGTTAAATAA
- a CDS encoding YdeI/OmpD-associated family protein yields the protein MSEIEIFYPASPTEWRDWLAQNHLSKQSVWLVFYSKASGKKSITWSEAVDEALCFGWIDSKKVKIDHEISHQFFSKRKAKSTWSKINKEKVQTLTEKGLMTAAGYESIAIAKQNNSWTILDEVEALIIPNDLAEAFKKQEGAKDYFESLSKSARKILLSWIVLAKLPETRQKRIEEIASCAGKKRKPKQFL from the coding sequence ATGTCTGAAATAGAAATATTTTATCCAGCAAGCCCTACAGAATGGAGAGATTGGTTGGCTCAAAACCACCTTTCCAAACAATCTGTATGGCTTGTTTTTTACAGCAAAGCATCGGGTAAAAAATCCATCACTTGGAGCGAAGCAGTGGATGAAGCACTTTGTTTTGGATGGATAGACAGTAAAAAAGTAAAAATAGATCACGAAATATCGCATCAGTTTTTTAGTAAACGAAAAGCCAAAAGCACGTGGTCAAAAATCAACAAAGAAAAAGTGCAAACGCTTACGGAAAAAGGATTGATGACAGCTGCTGGCTACGAAAGCATAGCCATCGCCAAACAAAATAACTCATGGACCATTTTAGATGAAGTGGAAGCACTCATCATTCCAAACGACTTAGCGGAAGCGTTCAAAAAGCAGGAAGGAGCAAAAGACTATTTTGAAAGTTTAAGTAAATCGGCACGTAAAATATTATTAAGCTGGATCGTGCTTGCCAAGCTCCCCGAAACCCGACAAAAACGTATTGAAGAAATTGCCTCCTGTGCAGGTAAAAAAAGGAAACCTAAGCAGTTTTTGTGA
- a CDS encoding porin family protein — protein sequence MKKVLLSLGAAFLLASGVQAQVSYGVKAGVNLPKQVVKITGEGANVSSSSKASTSFYVSGYANIFAAENFAIQPGLSLQGKGGKVELEGQKATSNILSLDIPVNAVYYIPTGNAGSVFLGAGPYLGFHLSGKEKMGGESNDISIGSGNDDDLKLLDYGLNFQLGYKLANGFLINGGYGLGLANLINDVDIPDFSVKGHNRVLSFGVGFEF from the coding sequence ATGAAAAAAGTTTTACTTTCTTTGGGTGCCGCATTTTTGTTGGCATCAGGTGTACAGGCACAAGTAAGTTACGGTGTTAAAGCCGGCGTTAATTTGCCCAAACAAGTTGTTAAAATTACGGGCGAAGGCGCTAATGTATCATCATCATCTAAAGCTTCAACAAGTTTTTATGTGTCAGGCTATGCCAATATCTTTGCAGCGGAGAATTTTGCAATTCAACCTGGTCTATCTTTACAAGGTAAGGGTGGGAAAGTTGAGCTTGAAGGCCAGAAGGCAACCTCTAATATCCTATCTTTAGATATTCCGGTTAATGCTGTTTATTACATTCCGACCGGTAATGCGGGGTCTGTATTTTTAGGTGCAGGTCCTTATCTTGGTTTCCATTTGTCTGGTAAAGAAAAAATGGGAGGCGAATCCAATGATATTTCAATAGGTTCAGGCAATGATGATGATTTAAAATTGTTGGATTACGGTTTGAATTTTCAGTTAGGGTATAAATTGGCTAATGGCTTTTTAATTAACGGAGGTTATGGTTTAGGCTTAGCCAACTTGATCAATGATGTTGATATACCTGATTTTAGCGTCAAAGGACATAATAGAGTTCTTTCCTTTGGTGTAGGATTTGAGTTTTAG